Proteins encoded in a region of the Streptomyces sp. NBC_00258 genome:
- the rplP gene encoding 50S ribosomal protein L16 has protein sequence MLIPRRVKHRKQHHPKRRGQAKGGTEVSFGEYGIQALTPAYVTNRQIEAARIAMTRHIKRGGKVWINIYPDRPLTKKPAETRMGSGKGSPEWWVANVHPGRVMFELSYPNEKIAREALTRAAHKLPMKCRIVKREAGEA, from the coding sequence ATGCTGATCCCCCGTAGGGTCAAGCACCGCAAGCAGCACCACCCCAAGCGCCGTGGTCAGGCCAAGGGTGGTACGGAGGTTTCGTTCGGCGAGTACGGCATTCAGGCCCTCACGCCGGCGTACGTGACGAACCGCCAGATCGAGGCGGCTCGTATCGCGATGACCCGTCACATCAAGCGTGGCGGCAAGGTCTGGATCAACATCTACCCGGACCGCCCGCTGACCAAGAAGCCCGCCGAGACCCGCATGGGTTCCGGTAAGGGTTCCCCCGAGTGGTGGGTCGCGAACGTGCACCCGGGCCGGGTCATGTTCGAGCTGTCCTACCCCAACGAGAAGATCGCCCGTGAGGCCCTCACTCGCGCAGCCCACAAGCTGCCGATGAAGTGCCGGATCGTCAAGCGCGAGGCAGGTGAAGCGTGA
- the rpmC gene encoding 50S ribosomal protein L29 — protein MSAGTKASELRELGDEELLAKLREAKEELFNLRFQAATGQLENHGRLKAVRKDIARIYTLMRERELGIETVESA, from the coding sequence ATGTCGGCCGGTACCAAGGCGTCCGAGCTGCGCGAACTGGGTGACGAGGAGCTTCTCGCGAAGCTCCGCGAAGCCAAGGAAGAGCTGTTCAACCTCCGCTTCCAGGCGGCGACCGGTCAGCTCGAGAACCACGGTCGGCTGAAGGCCGTCCGCAAGGACATCGCGCGGATCTACACCCTGATGCGTGAGCGCGAGCTGGGCATCGAGACGGTGGAGAGCGCCTGA
- the rpsQ gene encoding 30S ribosomal protein S17: protein MSESNVTEETKTSRGFRKTREGLVVSDKMDKTVVVAVEDRVKHALYGKVIRRTNKLKAHDEQNAAGVGDRVIIMETRPLSATKRWRIVEILEKAK from the coding sequence ATGAGCGAGAGCAACGTGACTGAAGAGACCAAGACGAGCCGCGGTTTCCGCAAGACCCGTGAGGGTCTGGTCGTCAGCGACAAGATGGACAAGACCGTCGTCGTCGCTGTCGAGGACCGCGTCAAGCACGCGCTGTACGGCAAGGTCATCCGCCGTACGAACAAGCTCAAGGCCCACGACGAGCAGAACGCCGCGGGCGTCGGCGACCGAGTCATCATCATGGAGACCCGGCCGCTGTCCGCGACGAAGCGCTGGCGCATCGTCGAGATCCTCGAGAAGGCCAAGTAA
- the rplN gene encoding 50S ribosomal protein L14: MIQQESRLRVADNTGAKEILCIRVLGGSGRRYAGIGDVIVATVKDAIPGGNVKKGDVIKAVIVRTVKERRRPDGSYIRFDENAAVILKNDGDPRGTRIFGPVGRELREKKFMKIISLAPEVL, translated from the coding sequence GTGATCCAGCAGGAGTCGCGACTGCGTGTCGCCGACAACACTGGTGCGAAGGAGATCCTTTGCATCCGTGTGCTCGGTGGCTCCGGTCGCCGCTACGCGGGCATCGGTGACGTGATCGTCGCCACCGTCAAGGACGCGATCCCCGGCGGCAACGTGAAGAAGGGTGACGTCATCAAGGCGGTCATCGTTCGCACCGTCAAGGAGCGCCGCCGTCCGGACGGCTCGTACATCCGCTTCGACGAGAACGCCGCCGTCATTCTGAAGAACGACGGCGACCCTCGCGGCACCCGCATCTTCGGCCCGGTGGGCCGGGAGCTGCGCGAGAAGAAGTTCATGAAGATCATCTCGCTCGCGCCGGAGGTGCTGTAA
- the rplX gene encoding 50S ribosomal protein L24 — MKIKKGDLVQVITGKDKGKQGKVIAAYPREDRVLVEGVNRVKKHTKAGPTARGSQAGGIVTTEAPVHVSNVQLVVEKDGNKVVTRVGYRFDDEGNKVRVAKRTGEDI, encoded by the coding sequence ATGAAGATCAAGAAGGGCGACCTGGTACAGGTCATCACCGGTAAGGACAAGGGCAAGCAGGGCAAGGTCATCGCGGCCTACCCCCGCGAGGACCGCGTCCTGGTCGAGGGTGTCAACCGGGTCAAGAAGCACACCAAGGCCGGCCCGACCGCTCGCGGTTCGCAGGCCGGTGGCATCGTCACGACCGAGGCGCCCGTCCACGTCTCCAACGTCCAGCTGGTCGTTGAGAAGGACGGTAACAAGGTCGTCACGCGTGTCGGTTACCGCTTCGACGACGAGGGCAACAAGGTTCGCGTTGCCAAGCGGACGGGTGAGGACATCTGA
- the rplE gene encoding 50S ribosomal protein L5, with product MATTTTPRLKTKYREEIAGKLQEEFSYENVMQTPGLVKIVVNMGVGDAARDSKLIDGAIRDLTTITGQKPAVTKARKSIAQFKLREGQPIGAHVTLRGDRMWEFLDRTLSLALPRIRDFRGLSPKQFDGRGNYTFGLTEQVMFHEIDQDKIDRVRGMDITVVTTATNDAEGRALLRHLGFPFKEA from the coding sequence ATGGCTACCACCACGACTCCGCGTCTCAAGACGAAGTACCGCGAGGAGATCGCGGGCAAGCTGCAGGAAGAGTTCTCCTACGAGAACGTCATGCAGACCCCGGGCCTCGTCAAGATCGTGGTCAACATGGGTGTGGGCGACGCCGCCCGCGACTCCAAGCTGATCGACGGCGCGATTCGCGACCTCACCACGATCACCGGCCAGAAGCCGGCCGTCACCAAGGCCCGTAAGTCCATCGCGCAGTTCAAGCTGCGTGAGGGCCAGCCGATCGGTGCCCACGTCACGCTTCGTGGCGACCGCATGTGGGAGTTCCTGGACCGCACCCTGTCGCTCGCGCTGCCGCGCATCCGCGACTTCCGTGGTCTGTCCCCCAAGCAGTTCGACGGCCGTGGCAACTACACCTTCGGTCTCACGGAGCAGGTCATGTTCCACGAGATCGACCAGGACAAGATCGACCGCGTCCGGGGTATGGACATCACCGTGGTCACCACGGCGACCAACGACGCCGAAGGCCGTGCCCTTCTCCGTCACCTCGGCTTCCCCTTCAAGGAGGCGTAA
- a CDS encoding type Z 30S ribosomal protein S14, with translation MAKKALIAKAARKPKFGVRGYTRCQRCGRPHSVYRKFGLCRVCLREMAHRGELPGVTKSSW, from the coding sequence ATGGCGAAGAAGGCTCTGATTGCCAAGGCTGCTCGTAAGCCCAAGTTCGGCGTACGTGGCTACACGCGCTGCCAGCGCTGCGGCCGTCCGCACTCCGTGTACCGCAAGTTCGGCCTCTGCCGTGTGTGCCTTCGTGAGATGGCTCACCGTGGCGAGCTGCCGGGCGTGACCAAGAGCTCCTGGTAG
- the rpsH gene encoding 30S ribosomal protein S8, which translates to MTMTDPIADMLTRLRNANSAYHDDVAMPHSKIKSHIAEILQQEGFITGWKVEDAEVGKKLVLELKFGPNRERSIAGIKRISKPGLRVYAKSTSLPKVLGGLGVAIISTSHGLLTDKQAGKKGVGGEVLAYVW; encoded by the coding sequence ATGACCATGACTGATCCCATCGCAGACATGCTTACTCGTCTGCGTAACGCGAACTCGGCGTACCACGACGATGTCGCGATGCCGCACAGCAAGATCAAGTCTCACATCGCGGAGATCCTCCAGCAGGAGGGCTTCATCACCGGCTGGAAGGTCGAGGACGCCGAGGTCGGCAAGAAGCTCGTCCTCGAGCTGAAGTTCGGCCCGAACCGTGAGCGCTCCATCGCGGGCATCAAGCGGATCTCGAAGCCGGGTCTGCGTGTGTACGCGAAGTCCACCTCCCTGCCCAAGGTGCTCGGTGGCCTCGGCGTGGCGATCATCTCCACGTCGCACGGTCTCCTCACCGACAAGCAGGCCGGCAAGAAGGGCGTAGGCGGAGAAGTTCTCGCCTACGTCTGGTAG
- the rplF gene encoding 50S ribosomal protein L6 gives MSRIGKLPITVPAGVDVTIDGRTVSVKGPKGSLSHTVAAPIEIAKGEDGILNVTRPNDERQNKALHGLSRTLVANMITGVTTGYVKKLEISGVGYRVLAKGSNLEFSLGYSHSITVEAPEGITFKVENPTRFSVEGIDKQKVGEVAANIRKLRKPDPYKAKGVKYEGEVIRRKVGKAGK, from the coding sequence ATGTCGCGTATTGGCAAGCTCCCCATCACGGTTCCCGCCGGCGTGGACGTCACCATCGACGGCCGTACGGTTTCGGTGAAGGGCCCCAAGGGCTCTCTCTCCCACACCGTCGCGGCGCCGATCGAGATCGCTAAGGGCGAGGACGGCATTCTCAATGTCACCCGCCCGAACGACGAGCGTCAGAACAAGGCCCTGCACGGCCTGTCCCGCACGCTGGTGGCGAACATGATCACCGGCGTGACCACGGGTTACGTGAAGAAGCTCGAAATCAGCGGTGTCGGTTACCGAGTCCTGGCGAAGGGTTCCAACCTGGAGTTCTCGCTCGGCTACAGCCACTCGATCACTGTCGAGGCCCCCGAGGGCATCACCTTCAAGGTCGAGAACCCCACGCGGTTCTCGGTCGAGGGCATCGACAAGCAGAAGGTCGGAGAGGTTGCGGCCAACATCCGCAAGCTGCGCAAGCCCGACCCGTACAAGGCCAAGGGTGTCAAGTACGAGGGCGAAGTCATCCGCCGCAAGGTCGGAAAGGCGGGTAAGTAA
- the rplR gene encoding 50S ribosomal protein L18, with the protein MAYGTKIAKGDAYKRAAIKRRHIRIRKKVNGTAERPRLVVTRSNRHIVAQVIDDIKGHTLASASTLDTSIRGEGEKSAQAGKVGALVAERAKAAGVEAVVFDRGGNQYAGRIAALADAAREAGLKF; encoded by the coding sequence ATGGCATACGGTACGAAGATCGCTAAGGGCGACGCTTACAAGCGTGCTGCCATCAAGCGGCGCCACATCCGGATCCGTAAGAAGGTCAACGGAACGGCTGAGCGTCCTCGCCTGGTCGTGACGCGCTCGAACCGCCACATCGTGGCCCAGGTCATCGACGACATCAAGGGTCACACCCTGGCGTCGGCGTCGACCCTGGACACGTCGATCCGTGGCGAGGGCGAGAAGTCGGCGCAGGCCGGCAAGGTCGGCGCTCTTGTCGCCGAGCGTGCCAAGGCCGCCGGTGTCGAGGCTGTCGTATTCGACCGTGGTGGCAACCAGTACGCCGGGCGCATCGCTGCCCTGGCGGACGCCGCCCGCGAGGCCGGACTCAAGTTCTGA
- the rpsE gene encoding 30S ribosomal protein S5, whose product MAGPQRRGSGAGGGERRDRKGRDGGAAAEKTAYVERVVAINRVAKVVKGGRRFSFTALVVVGDGDGTVGVGYGKAKEVPAAIAKGVEEAKKHFFKVPRIQGTIPHPITGEKAAGVVLLKPASPGTGVIAGGPVRAVLECAGVHDILSKSLGSSNAINIVHATVAALKGLQRPEEIAARRGLPLEDVAPAALLRARAGAGA is encoded by the coding sequence ATGGCTGGACCCCAGCGCCGCGGAAGCGGTGCCGGTGGCGGCGAGCGGCGGGACCGGAAGGGCCGTGACGGCGGCGCTGCTGCCGAGAAGACCGCGTACGTTGAGCGCGTTGTCGCGATCAACCGCGTCGCCAAGGTTGTGAAGGGTGGTCGTCGCTTCAGCTTCACTGCGCTCGTCGTAGTGGGCGATGGCGATGGCACCGTCGGTGTCGGCTACGGCAAGGCCAAGGAGGTGCCGGCCGCCATCGCCAAGGGTGTTGAGGAGGCCAAGAAGCACTTCTTCAAGGTCCCCCGTATCCAGGGCACCATCCCGCACCCGATCACGGGCGAGAAGGCCGCGGGCGTCGTCCTGCTCAAGCCTGCTTCCCCCGGTACCGGCGTTATCGCCGGTGGCCCGGTGCGTGCTGTCCTCGAGTGCGCCGGCGTCCACGACATCCTGTCGAAGTCGCTCGGCTCGTCCAACGCGATCAACATCGTGCACGCGACCGTGGCGGCCCTCAAGGGCCTGCAGCGTCCCGAGGAGATCGCGGCCCGCCGCGGTCTGCCCCTCGAGGACGTCGCCCCCGCGGCTCTGCTTCGTGCGCGTGCGGGAGCGGGTGCGTAA
- the rpmD gene encoding 50S ribosomal protein L30, whose protein sequence is MARLKVTQTKSYIGSKQNHRDTLRSLGLKGINTVVVKEDRPEFRGMVHTVRHLVTVEEVD, encoded by the coding sequence ATGGCTCGCCTCAAGGTCACGCAGACGAAGTCGTACATCGGCAGCAAGCAGAACCACCGTGACACTCTGCGGTCCCTTGGTCTCAAGGGGATCAACACCGTGGTCGTCAAGGAGGACCGCCCCGAGTTCCGCGGAATGGTTCACACCGTCCGCCACCTCGTGACGGTTGAGGAGGTCGACTGA
- the rplO gene encoding 50S ribosomal protein L15, with product MAENNPLKIHNLRPAPGAKTAKTRVGRGEASKGKTAGRGTKGTKARYQVPERFEGGQMPLHMRLPKLKGFRNPFKTEYQVVNLDKLASLYPEGGEVTVEGLVANGAVRKNSLVKVLGQGEISVALQVTVDAVSGSAKEKITAAGGTVTELI from the coding sequence ATGGCGGAGAACAACCCGCTCAAGATCCACAACCTCCGTCCCGCCCCGGGCGCCAAGACCGCCAAGACCCGTGTGGGTCGTGGTGAGGCGTCGAAGGGTAAGACGGCTGGACGTGGTACCAAGGGCACGAAGGCCCGTTACCAGGTTCCGGAGCGCTTCGAGGGTGGCCAGATGCCCCTCCACATGCGTCTCCCGAAGCTCAAGGGCTTCCGGAACCCGTTCAAGACCGAGTACCAGGTCGTGAACCTCGACAAGCTGGCGTCGCTGTACCCGGAGGGTGGCGAAGTCACCGTCGAGGGGCTCGTCGCCAACGGTGCGGTTCGCAAGAACAGCCTCGTCAAGGTCCTCGGCCAGGGCGAGATCTCCGTGGCGCTGCAGGTGACGGTCGATGCCGTCTCCGGCTCCGCCAAGGAGAAGATCACCGCCGCCGGCGGTACCGTCACCGAGCTCATCTGA
- the secY gene encoding preprotein translocase subunit SecY: protein MLTAFARAFKTPDLRKKLLFTLGIIVVYRVGTHIPIPGVDYKNVQICIDDASQNTGLFGLVNMFSGGALLQITIFALGIMPYITASIILQLLTVVIPRLEALKKEGQAGTAKITQYTRYLTVALAILQGTGLVATARSGALFTSCPVANQIVPDQSIFVTITMVITMTAGTAVVMWLGELITDRGIGNGMSILMFISIAATFPSALWAIKVQGNLAGGWIEFGTVIAVGLVMVGLVVFVEQAQRRIPVQYAKRMIGRRSYGGTSTYIPLKVNQAGIIPVIFASSLLYIPALIAQFAGGTSGWKTWIEQNLTKGDHPIYISTYFLLIVFFAFFYVAISFNPEEVADNMKKYGGFIPGIRAGRPTAEYLGYVLNRITWPGSLYLGLIALVPTMALVGFGANQNFPFGGTSILIIVGVGLETVKQIESQLQQRNYEGFLR, encoded by the coding sequence GTGCTCACCGCGTTCGCCCGGGCGTTCAAGACGCCCGACCTGCGCAAGAAGCTGCTCTTCACGCTCGGCATCATCGTGGTCTATCGGGTTGGTACGCACATCCCGATCCCCGGTGTCGACTACAAGAACGTCCAGATCTGTATCGACGACGCGAGCCAGAACACGGGCCTGTTCGGTCTGGTCAACATGTTCAGCGGTGGCGCCCTGCTGCAGATCACGATCTTCGCGCTGGGCATCATGCCGTACATCACGGCGAGCATCATTCTGCAGCTGTTGACCGTGGTGATCCCGCGTCTGGAGGCCCTCAAGAAGGAGGGTCAGGCCGGTACGGCGAAGATCACGCAGTACACCCGTTATCTGACGGTGGCGCTGGCCATCCTGCAGGGCACCGGCCTCGTGGCCACCGCCCGCAGTGGTGCACTGTTCACCAGCTGCCCGGTCGCGAACCAGATCGTGCCCGACCAGTCGATCTTCGTCACGATCACGATGGTCATCACGATGACCGCCGGTACGGCCGTCGTCATGTGGCTCGGTGAGCTCATCACCGACCGCGGCATCGGCAACGGCATGTCGATCCTGATGTTCATCTCGATCGCCGCGACCTTCCCGTCCGCGCTGTGGGCCATCAAGGTGCAGGGCAACCTCGCGGGCGGCTGGATCGAGTTCGGCACCGTGATCGCGGTCGGTCTCGTCATGGTCGGTCTGGTCGTCTTCGTGGAGCAGGCTCAGCGCCGCATTCCCGTCCAGTACGCGAAGCGCATGATCGGCCGCCGTTCCTACGGCGGCACGTCCACGTACATCCCGCTGAAGGTCAACCAGGCCGGCATCATCCCTGTGATCTTTGCCTCGTCGCTGCTCTACATCCCGGCGCTGATCGCTCAGTTCGCAGGTGGGACGTCCGGCTGGAAGACCTGGATCGAGCAGAACCTCACCAAGGGTGACCACCCGATTTACATCAGCACGTACTTCTTGCTGATCGTGTTCTTCGCCTTCTTCTACGTGGCTATCTCGTTCAACCCCGAGGAAGTCGCCGACAACATGAAGAAGTATGGTGGCTTCATCCCGGGCATCCGGGCCGGCCGGCCAACCGCTGAGTACCTGGGATACGTACTCAACCGGATCACCTGGCCGGGTTCGCTGTATCTGGGCCTGATCGCTCTCGTACCGACGATGGCGTTGGTTGGTTTCGGGGCAAACCAGAACTTCCCGTTCGGTGGTACCAGCATCCTGATCATCGTGGGTGTGGGTCTGGAGACGGTGAAGCAGATCGAGAGCCAGCTCCAGCAGCGCAATTACGAAGGGTTCCTCCGCTGA
- a CDS encoding adenylate kinase, whose amino-acid sequence MRIVLVGPPGAGKGTQAAFLAQNLSIPHISTGDLFRANISQQTELGKLAKSYMDEGNLVPDEVTIAMARDRMEQPDAANGFLLDGFPRNVSQAEALDQALKADAVELDAVLDLEVPEDEVVKRIAGRRICRRDSSHVFHVTYSPPKKTDVCDACGGELYQRDDDTEETVRKRLEVYHTQTEPIIDYYRAQGLVVTISALGKVDDVTKRAMDALNRQVEGKDQSDEDKSDSEGDDK is encoded by the coding sequence ATGCGTATCGTCCTCGTCGGGCCGCCCGGTGCGGGCAAGGGAACGCAGGCCGCGTTCCTCGCCCAGAACCTGTCGATTCCGCACATCTCCACGGGCGACCTCTTCCGTGCGAACATCAGCCAGCAGACGGAACTCGGCAAACTGGCGAAGTCGTACATGGACGAGGGAAACCTTGTGCCGGACGAGGTCACGATCGCCATGGCCAGGGACCGCATGGAGCAGCCGGACGCCGCGAACGGCTTCCTGCTCGACGGCTTCCCGCGGAACGTCTCGCAGGCCGAGGCGCTCGACCAGGCGCTCAAGGCCGACGCTGTGGAGCTGGACGCGGTGCTCGACCTGGAGGTCCCCGAGGACGAGGTGGTCAAGCGCATCGCCGGCCGCCGCATCTGCCGCAGGGACTCGAGTCATGTCTTCCACGTGACGTACAGCCCGCCGAAGAAGACGGACGTCTGCGACGCCTGCGGCGGCGAGCTGTACCAGCGCGACGACGACACCGAGGAGACCGTCCGCAAGCGCCTGGAGGTCTACCACACGCAGACCGAGCCGATCATCGACTACTACCGGGCCCAGGGCCTGGTCGTGACGATCTCTGCGCTCGGCAAGGTGGACGACGTCACCAAGCGCGCGATGGACGCCCTCAACCGCCAGGTGGAGGGCAAGGACCAGAGCGACGAGGACAAGAGCGACAGCGAGGGCGACGACAAGTAG
- the map gene encoding type I methionyl aminopeptidase, with amino-acid sequence MVQIKTPEQIAKMREAGLVVAAVHSATREAAVPGATTKDLDEVARKVLAEHGAKSNFLGYGGFPATICTSANEVVVHGIPSDDVVLKDGDIISIDAGAIVDGWHGDAAFTAFVGSGHAPELIELSRVTEESMWAGIAAMKLGNRLVDVSRAIETYIRRQPKPGGGKYGIVEDYGGHGIGTEMHMDPHLLNYVERRRGKGPKLVPGFCLAIEPMVSLGTPKTEVLSDDWTVITTDGTWSSHWEHSVALTEGGPLVLTAPDGGKAKLAEYGITAAPDPLG; translated from the coding sequence ATGGTGCAGATCAAGACCCCCGAGCAGATCGCCAAGATGCGTGAGGCGGGCCTTGTCGTCGCCGCCGTCCACAGCGCGACACGGGAAGCGGCGGTGCCCGGGGCCACGACGAAGGACCTCGACGAGGTCGCCCGCAAGGTGCTGGCCGAGCACGGCGCCAAGTCGAACTTCCTGGGATACGGCGGGTTCCCCGCGACGATCTGCACCTCGGCGAACGAGGTCGTCGTGCACGGCATCCCGAGCGACGACGTCGTGCTCAAGGACGGCGACATCATCTCGATCGACGCCGGCGCCATCGTCGACGGCTGGCACGGGGACGCCGCCTTCACCGCCTTCGTCGGGTCCGGTCACGCTCCGGAGCTCATCGAGCTGTCCCGGGTGACCGAGGAGTCGATGTGGGCCGGGATCGCCGCGATGAAGCTGGGTAACCGGCTCGTCGACGTCTCCCGCGCCATCGAGACGTACATCCGGCGGCAGCCGAAGCCCGGCGGTGGCAAGTACGGGATCGTCGAGGACTACGGCGGCCACGGCATCGGCACCGAGATGCACATGGATCCGCATCTGCTGAACTACGTGGAGCGGCGGCGGGGGAAGGGGCCGAAGCTCGTTCCCGGGTTCTGCCTTGCCATTGAGCCCATGGTTTCGCTGGGTACACCGAAGACCGAGGTTCTCTCGGACGACTGGACCGTCATCACGACGGACGGCACGTGGTCCTCCCACTGGGAGCACTCTGTCGCGCTGACGGAGGGCGGTCCGCTTGTGCTGACGGCTCCCGACGGGGGCAAGGCGAAGCTGGCCGAGTACGGGATCACTGCGGCTCCTGATCCCTTGGGCTGA
- the infA gene encoding translation initiation factor IF-1 has product MAKKQGAIEIEGTVVESLPNAMFKVELQNGHQVLAHISGKMRMHYIRILPDDRVVVELSPYDLTRGRIVYRYK; this is encoded by the coding sequence GTGGCCAAGAAGCAAGGTGCCATCGAGATCGAGGGCACTGTCGTCGAGTCTCTTCCGAACGCCATGTTCAAGGTCGAGCTCCAGAACGGCCACCAGGTCCTGGCACACATCAGCGGCAAGATGCGCATGCACTACATCCGCATCCTCCCTGACGACCGGGTCGTGGTGGAGTTGTCTCCGTACGACCTGACCCGTGGCCGGATCGTCTACCGGTACAAGTAG
- the rpmJ gene encoding 50S ribosomal protein L36, which produces MKVKPSVKKICDKCRVIRRHGRVMVICENPRHKQRQG; this is translated from the coding sequence ATGAAGGTCAAGCCGAGCGTCAAGAAGATCTGCGACAAGTGCAGGGTGATCCGCCGTCACGGCCGGGTCATGGTCATCTGCGAAAACCCGCGGCACAAGCAGCGCCAGGGCTGA
- the rpsM gene encoding 30S ribosomal protein S13 → MARVSGVDIPREKRVEVALTYVFGIGRTLSQKTLADTGVNPNTRVRDLSEEELVRIREYVDNNFKTEGDLRREVQADIRRKVEIGCYQGLRHRRGLPVHGQRTSTNARTRKGPRRAIAGKKKPGKK, encoded by the coding sequence ATGGCACGCGTTTCCGGTGTTGACATCCCGCGCGAAAAGCGCGTGGAGGTTGCCCTCACCTACGTGTTCGGCATCGGCCGGACCCTCTCGCAGAAGACGCTGGCCGACACCGGCGTCAACCCCAACACCCGCGTTCGTGACCTCTCCGAGGAGGAGCTGGTCAGGATCCGCGAGTACGTGGACAACAACTTCAAGACCGAGGGTGACCTCCGCCGCGAGGTTCAGGCCGACATCCGCCGCAAGGTCGAGATCGGCTGCTACCAGGGTCTGCGCCACCGTCGTGGCCTGCCCGTCCACGGTCAGCGCACCAGCACGAACGCTCGTACCCGCAAGGGCCCGCGTCGCGCCATCGCCGGCAAGAAGAAGCCGGGCAAGAAGTAG
- the rpsK gene encoding 30S ribosomal protein S11 produces the protein MPPKGRQGAAKKVRRKEKKNVAHGHAHIKSTFNNTIVSITDPSGNVISWASAGHVGFKGSRKSTPFAAQMAAESAARRAQEHGMRKVDVFVKGPGSGRETAIRSLQATGLEVGSIQDVTPTPHNGCRPPKRRRV, from the coding sequence ATGCCCCCCAAGGGTCGTCAGGGCGCTGCCAAGAAGGTGCGCCGCAAGGAAAAGAAGAACGTCGCTCACGGTCACGCGCACATCAAGAGCACGTTCAACAACACGATCGTCTCGATCACGGACCCCTCGGGCAACGTGATCTCCTGGGCCTCCGCCGGCCACGTCGGCTTCAAGGGCTCGCGCAAGTCCACCCCCTTCGCCGCGCAGATGGCCGCCGAGTCGGCCGCCCGCCGCGCGCAGGAGCACGGCATGCGCAAGGTCGACGTCTTCGTCAAGGGCCCGGGTTCGGGTCGCGAGACGGCCATCCGTTCGCTTCAGGCGACCGGTCTTGAGGTCGGCTCCATCCAGGACGTGACGCCCACGCCGCACAACGGCTGCCGTCCGCCCAAGCGCCGCCGCGTCTGA
- a CDS encoding DNA-directed RNA polymerase subunit alpha produces MLIAQRPSLTEEVVDEFRSRFVIEPLEPGFGYTLGNSLRRTLLSSIPGAAVTSIRIDGVLHEFTTVPGVKEDVTDLILNIKQLVVSSEHDEPVVMYLRKQGPGLVTAADIAPPAGVEVHNPDLVLATLNGKGKLEMELTVERGRGYVSAVQNKQVGQEIGRIPVDSIYSPVLKVTYKVEATRVEQRTDFDKLIVDVETKQAMRPRDAMASAGKTLVELFGLARELNIDAEGIDMGPSPTDAALAADLALPIEELELTVRSYNCLKREGIHSVGELVARSEADLLDIRNFGAKSIDEVKAKLVGMGLALKDSPPGFDPTAAADAFGADDDADAGFVETEQY; encoded by the coding sequence ATGCTTATTGCTCAGCGCCCGTCGCTGACCGAAGAGGTCGTCGACGAGTTCCGCTCCCGGTTCGTGATCGAGCCGCTGGAGCCGGGCTTCGGCTACACCCTCGGCAACTCGCTCCGTCGTACGCTCCTGTCGTCGATCCCCGGTGCTGCTGTCACCAGCATCCGTATCGACGGTGTCCTGCACGAGTTCACCACCGTGCCGGGCGTCAAGGAGGACGTCACCGACCTGATCCTCAACATCAAGCAGCTCGTCGTCTCCTCGGAGCACGACGAGCCGGTCGTGATGTACCTGCGCAAGCAGGGCCCGGGTCTGGTCACCGCCGCCGACATCGCGCCCCCGGCCGGTGTCGAGGTCCACAACCCCGATCTCGTCCTCGCCACGCTCAACGGCAAGGGCAAGCTGGAGATGGAGCTGACCGTCGAGCGCGGTCGCGGCTACGTCTCCGCCGTGCAGAACAAGCAGGTCGGTCAGGAGATCGGGCGCATCCCGGTCGACTCGATCTACTCGCCGGTCCTCAAGGTCACGTACAAGGTCGAGGCGACGCGTGTCGAGCAGCGCACCGACTTCGACAAGCTGATCGTCGACGTCGAGACCAAGCAGGCGATGCGTCCGCGTGACGCCATGGCCTCCGCCGGCAAGACGCTCGTCGAGCTGTTCGGGCTCGCCCGTGAGCTCAACATCGACGCCGAGGGCATCGACATGGGCCCGTCCCCGACGGACGCCGCCCTCGCCGCCGATCTCGCCCTGCCGATCGAGGAGCTCGAGCTCACCGTTCGGTCGTACAACTGCCTCAAGCGCGAGGGCATCCACTCCGTGGGTGAGCTCGTGGCCCGGTCCGAGGCGGACCTGCTCGACATCCGCAACTTCGGTGCGAAGTCCATCGACGAGGTCAAGGCCAAGCTCGTCGGCATGGGTCTTGCTCTGAAGGACTCGCCTCCCGGGTTCGACCCGACCGCCGCCGCTGACGCCTTTGGCGCCGACGACGACGCGGACGCGGGCTTCGTGGAGACCGAGCAGTACTAG